The following DNA comes from Mesorhizobium sp. B2-1-8.
TTGCGGATGGTGTGGATGAGCTGGGTGTCGAACGGCTTGTCGACCTTGGCCCGCAGCCGGCTGATATGGGTCTCGACGACGCTGGTCTTGGGATCGAAATGAAAATCCCAGACGCGTTCCAGAAGCATGGTGCGGGTGATGACGCGGCCCTCGCCGCGCATCAGCACCTCGAGCAGGCTGAACTCCCTCGGCTGCAAGTCGATCGGCTGGCCCCGCCTGACCACCCGCCGCATGATCAGGTCCATCTCGAGGTCCGCAACCCGCAGGACCGTCCTTTGCTCCTGCGCGGCCGGCCGCCGGCCAAGCGCGTTGATGCGGGCAAGCAGTTCGGAAAAGGCGAAGGGCTTGACCAGATAGTCGTCACCGCCGGCCTCGAGCCCCTCGACGCGATCGTCGATGCCGCCGACGGAGGTGAGGAAGATCGCTGGTGTGCGCACGCCCGCGGCGCGGACAGCCTTGACCATGGACAGGCCGTCGAGACCGGGGATCATCCGGTCGGCAACGATCACGTCGTAGCCGCCGCTGGTCGCCGCGAAAAGCCCGTCATGGCCGTTGCGCAGGAGGTCGCAGACATGGCCGGCCTCGGTCAGGCCTCGCATGATATAGTCCGCCGTCCTGTGGTCGTCCTCGACGAGAAGTAGGCGCATCGCTGTTCCGGTTGAGTTTCGATATCCGGGACAGGCTATCACCGGCGCGGGTTGGTTCCTAGGATGGCATCAGGCCGCGGGAAATTCGGAGCGCCTCCCATCTTCGTCATCCTCGGGTCCGCGCTGCGTCACTACGCTCCTTGCTCCGCCCGTGGATGACGAAGCGACGGATGTTTCAGCCAATCGGCCGCCTCAACGCAAGCGACCGCCGAAACTTCGGTGCCGGCTCAATCCGACTCCAGCAGCATGTCGTCGAGCTCATCGGCCTTCTTCCTGAGCGTCATGTAGAGAACCAGGGCGATGATGCAGCCGAGGAAGATCAGGCTGGTGAAGGTGGTGCCGAAACCGAGTCCGCCATATTCGGCCGGCTGCGACAGCCAATCGCCGAAGGAGGCGCCAAGCGGGCGCGTCAGGATATAGGCGAGCCAGAAGGCCAGGATGGCGTCCAGGTTGATGAGATAATAGGCGAGCGCGATGAGCGCGATCACGCCGCCGAACAGCAATCCGGTGGTCAGATAGCCCATGTCGAAACTCTCGGCGACGAGGTCGCCGGCGGCGGTGCCGAGCGAGAAGGTGAACAGGATCGCCAGCCAGTAGAAGATTTCGCGCCTGGTGGTGAAGATGGTGTGGATCGACAGCGTCCGCTCGGTGGCGTACCAGACCGCGAATGTCGCCGCGAGCACCACCGAGAAGGCAATCGTGGTGGTCTGCAGGCGCACGCCGAACGTGTCGACGAGGTTGTCGGTGACCAGGGTGCCGACGACGCTGATCAGCACCACCGCCAGCCAGTAGGCCCACGGCACGTAGCGCTTCTGCGCGAACTGGAGGACGAGGGCGACGATCAGGACGCCGGTCATGATCAGCGAGGTGACGGTTAGCCCGAGACCGAGGTTGACGGCGAGATAGTCGGCCGCCGTTTCGCCCATGGTCACCGCCATCAGCTTGATCACCCAGAAATCGAGAGTGACTTCGGGAACCCGGTTTTGGCTTGGTGCGGCGGGGAGCGTGGTGGGCGCGAGCATGGCTGATGTCCCGATGTCGATTGTTGTGGCGGCGATCCGGACAATAGGCAGGCTACTTCACTTCAGCCTGTCCGGTGGCATACAAATTCGTAAGGATGGCTTTGCTCGGCGCAAAAAGCCTTTACGAAAGCCTCGCGGTGCGCTGATAGAGGGTGAGCGCCTTGTATCCGCCATCAATGGCGCGCCCCAGTGGCCGGGCTCGCACAGAGCGCCCCAGGAAAACACCAATGAGCTACGCCTCCCTCAAGCCGGTTTCGAAGGCTTTCGTCCAGCGCAAGCGGCTGATTTTCATCCGCGTCGCGGCGGCGCTGGCGGTGCTGCTGCTGTTCCTGACCAAACCAGCGCTCAGCGAAGGCTCGAATGGCCATGAGACGCTCGAATTCCTCGGCTTCTGCCTGGTGCTCGCCTGCGTCGCGGGCCGGCTGTGGAGCATCCTCTATGTCGGCGGCAAGAAGAATGAGGAACTGGTTTCGGCGGGACCGTTTTCGATGAGCCAGAACCCGCTCTACTTCTTCTCGACGGTCGG
Coding sequences within:
- a CDS encoding winged helix-turn-helix domain-containing protein — translated: MRLLLVEDDHRTADYIMRGLTEAGHVCDLLRNGHDGLFAATSGGYDVIVADRMIPGLDGLSMVKAVRAAGVRTPAIFLTSVGGIDDRVEGLEAGGDDYLVKPFAFSELLARINALGRRPAAQEQRTVLRVADLEMDLIMRRVVRRGQPIDLQPREFSLLEVLMRGEGRVITRTMLLERVWDFHFDPKTSVVETHISRLRAKVDKPFDTQLIHTIRNTGYSLHAPLAP